The following coding sequences are from one Lolium rigidum isolate FL_2022 chromosome 6, APGP_CSIRO_Lrig_0.1, whole genome shotgun sequence window:
- the LOC124668154 gene encoding triphosphate tunnel metalloenzyme 3-like — MEVEIKLRLPDAAAHRRLASFLAPRLLRTDAQRNLFFDAAARPLAAATAALRIRLYGLEDQPPTRAVLALKRRPRLEAGVSRVEEVEEPLDPALALACAHDPARLGGVDSPIVRLVADEYGVGGGSAPFVCLGGFRNTRGVYELQEGEGPRLVLELDETHFDFGTNYELECETADPDQAKEVLERLLTVAGVPYEYSRSNKFGCFMAGKLLP, encoded by the coding sequence ATGGAGGTCGAGATCAAGCTCCGCCTCCccgacgccgccgcccaccgccgcctCGCCTCCTTCCTCGCGCCCCGCCTCCTCCGCACCGACGCCCAGCGCAACCTCTTCTtcgacgccgccgcgcgcccgctcgccgccgccaccgccgccctccgCATCCGCCTCTACGGCCTCGAAGACCAGCCCCCCACCCGCGCCGTCCTCGCGCTCAAGCGCCGCCCGCGCCTCGAGGCCGGCGTCAGCCGcgtcgaggaggtcgaggagcCGCTCGACCCGGCGCTCGCCCTCGCCTGCGCCCACGACCCCGCCCGCCTCGGCGGGGTCGACTCCCCCATCGTCCGGCTCGTCGCCGACGAGTACGGCGTCGGCGGGGGCTCCGCGCCCTTCGTCTGCCTCGGCGGGTTCCGGAACACCCGCGGCGTGTATGAGCTCCAGGAGGGCGAGGGGCCCCGGCTCGTGCTGGAGCTCGATGAGACGCATTTCGATTTCGGCACCAACTACGAGCTCGAGTGCGAGACGGCCGACCCGGACCAGGCCAAGGAGGTCCTCGAGCGCCTGCTTACGGTCGCTGGGGTGCCGTATGAGTACTCGCGGAGCAACAAGTTCGGCTGCTTCATGGCCGGGAAGCTGCTCCCGTAA